One genomic region from Mangifera indica cultivar Alphonso chromosome 17, CATAS_Mindica_2.1, whole genome shotgun sequence encodes:
- the LOC123200112 gene encoding uncharacterized protein LOC123200112 isoform X3: protein MTTDTETLLLEFPNQPMWTNVFVRNHARATVPLLWSRVQVQGQISLLCGGVLSFGLAHYASSEFELLAEELLMSDSILKVYGGLRMSVKIFLMWNSKMLIDGGGDAMVATSLLEASNLVVLKESSVIHSNANLGVHGQGFLNLSGSGDCIEAQRLVLSLFYGIHIGPGSVLRGPLQNATTDAVTPRLYCELQDCPIELIHPPEDCNVNSSLSFTLQICRVEDISVEGLVEGSVVHFHRARTISVWSLGTISASGMGCTGGVGRGNVLSNGIGSGGGHGGKGGSGCFNDTCVEGGISYGNVDLPCELGSGSGSDSSDGFTAGGGIIVMGSFEHPLSSLSIEGSVTADGETFGQSFMKQKYALRASSSGSPGGGSGGTILLFLRMLDVGEAATLSSVGGYGSSRGSGGGGGGRIHFHWSDIPTGDVYQPIASVRGSIHTRGGLGGHDGGDGENGTVTGKACPKGLYGIYCEECPVGTYKNVTGSDKSLCHHCPADELPHRAVYIAFRGGIAETPCPYECISDRYHMPHCYTALEELIYTFGGPWLFCLLLLGLLILLALVLSVARMKFVGVDELPGPAPTQDGSQINNSFPFLESLNEVLETNRAEESHSHVHRMYFLGPNTFSEPWYLPHTPPEQIKEIVYESAFNTFVDEINAIAAYHWWEGAVYSILSILAYPFAWSWQQWRRRVKLQRLREFVRSEYDHACLRSCRSRALYEGLKVAATSDLMLAYLDFFLGGDEKRSDLPPRLHQRCPISVIFGGDGSYMAPFSLQSDNILTSLMSQAIPPTTWYRLVAGLNAQLRLVCHGRLRVTFRPVLRWLRTHANPTLRAHGVRVDLAWFQATTCGYCQYGLLVYAMEEGSDAAPVECIEVGGTEQNVKSIRGENPSGLLRDDMLLSQAQRNCESYKKQKRGYGGIIDTNSLHILEEKRDLFYFLSFIVHNTKPVGHQDLVGLVISMLLLGDFSLVLLTLLQLYSISLVDVFLVLFILPLGILLPFPAGINALFSHGPRRSIGLARVYALWNITSFINVGIAFLCGYVHYNSQSSPNKRPWNFQPWNINMDESEWWIFPAGLILCKMLQSQLINWHVANLEIQDRSLYSSDFNLFWQS from the exons ATGACAACAGATACAGAGACACTTCTTCTAGAGTTTCCTAACCAACCCATGTGGACTAATGTTTTTGTCCGAAATCATGCCAGGGCTACTGTTCCCCTGCTTTGGAGTCGTGTCCAG GTCCAAGGTCAGATAAGCCTTTTGTGTGGTGGAGTGTTGAGCTTTGGGCTAGCTCATTATGCTTCGTCAGAGTTTGAATTACTGGCAGAAGAGTTGTTAATGAGTGACTCTATACTCAAG GTTTATGGAGGTCTACGCATGTCAGTAAAAATATTCCTGATGTGGAATTCTAAAATGCTTATAGATGGTGGTGGAGATGCAATGGTTGCAACTTCCTTGCTTGAGGCTAGTAACCTAGTTGTTCTAAAG GAATCTTCTGTCATACATTCAAATGCTAATTTGGGAGTTCATGGAcaaggttttttaaatttatcaggATCAGGGGATTGTATTGAAGCACAACGTCTGGTTCTATCACTATTCTATGGTATTCAT ATTGGACCTGGATCTGTTTTGCGGGGTCCCTTGCAGAATGCAACAACTGATGCTGT CACACCGAGGCTGTATTGTGAACTCCAAGATTGCCCTATTGAACTAATTCATCCCCCTGAAGACTGCAATGTGAATTCTTCTCTGTCTTTTACTCTTCAG ATCTGTCGAGTTGAGGATATCAGTGTTGAAGGCCTTGTAGAAGGATCAGTTGTTCATTTCCACAGGGCAAGAACAATATCTGTCTGGTCCTTAGGAACTATAAGTGCATCTGGGATGG GCTGCACTGGTGGTGTGGGTAGAGGTAATGTTCTGAGCAATGGTATTGGCAGTGGTGGTGGACATGGTGGTAAAGGTGGCTCTGGATGCTTCAATGATACCTGTGTTGAAGGAGGTATTTCTTATGGAAATGTTGATTTACCCTGTGAACTTGGAAGTGGAAGTGGAAGTGACAGCTCAGATGGTTTTACTGCTGGTGGTGGTATTATAG TAATGGGTTCCTTTGAGCACCCCTTATCTAGTTTGTCCATAGAAGGCTCAGTTACAGCTGATGGAGAAACTTTTGGACAATCATTCATGAAGCAAAAGTATGCACTTAGAGCAAGTTCAAGCGGAAGTCCTGGTGGTGGTTCAGGTGGAACTATACTTCTTTTTTTGCGTATGTTGGATGTTGGTGAGGCTGCTACTCTTTCAAGTGTTGGTGGGTATGGCAGTTCCAGGGGAAGTGGTGGAGGAGGTGGTGGGAGGATTCACTTTCATTGGTCAGACATTCCAACAGGTGATGTATACCAGCCTATTGCAAGTGTGAGAGGAAGCATCCACACCAG GGGTGGCTTGGGTGGACACGATGGTGGTGATGGAGAAAATGGAACTGTGACTGGGAAAGCTTGCCCAAAAGGGCTTTATGGGATATATTGTGAG GAATGTCCTGTTGGCACTTACAAGAATGTTACTGGATCTGATAAATCTCTTTGTCATCACTGTCCTGCTGATGAGCTTCCCCATCGTGCAGTTTATATTGCCTTTAGAG GTGGTATTGCTGAAACACCTTGTCCTTACGAATGCATTTCGGACAGATATCACATGCCACACTGTTATACGGCCCTTGAGGAATTGATTTACACCTTTGGGGGGCCTTGGTTATTCTGCCTTCTACTTTTAGGTCTCCTTATCCTCTTGGCGCTGGTGCTTAGTGTTGCTCGAATGAAATTTGTTGGGGTTGATGAATTACCAGGCCCAGCTCCCACTCAAGATGGCTCTCAGATAAATAACTCCTTTCCTTTTCTGGAATCACTGAATGAG GTTTTGGAGACGAACAGAGCTGAGGAGTCCCACAGTCATGTGCATAGAATGTACTTTTTGGGTCCTAATACTTTCAGTGAACCTTGGTACCTCCCTCATACACCCCCAGAGCAAATAAAAGAGATTGT ATATGAGAGTGCATTCAACACATTTGTGGATGAGATAAATGCTATTGCTGCTTATCATTGGTGGGAGGGTGCAGTGTACAGCATTCTTTCTATTCTTGCATATCCCTTTGCATGGTCCTGGCAACAATGGCGCaggagggtgaaactgcaaCGATTACGTGAATTTGTTCGATCAGAATATGACCATGCTTGCTTACGTTCATGCCGTTCGCGAGCTCTCTATGAAGGGCTTAAG GTAGCTGCTACTTCTGATTTAATGCTAGCATATTTAGACTTCTTCCTTGGTGGAGATGAAAAGAGATCAGATCTTCCTCCTCGCCTCCATCAAAGATGTCCGATTTCAGTGATATTTGGTGGTGATGGAAGTTACATGGCTCCTTTCTCACTTCAAAGTGATAATATTCTTACCAGCTTGATGAGCCAG GCCATCCCACCAACCACTTGGTATAGACTGGTGGCTGGTTTAAATGCACAATTGCGCTTAGTTTGTCATGGAAGGTTAAGAGTAACATTTCGACCTGTCCTAAGGTGGCTTAGAACTCATGCCAATCCTACTTTGAGAGCCCATGGTGTACGTGTTGATCTTGCTTGGTTTCAGGCTACAACTTGTGGTTATTGCCAGTATGGACTTTTGGTGTATGCTATGGAAGAAGGCTCTGACGCTGCTCCTGTTGAATGTATTGAAGTAGGAGGAACTGAGCAAAA TGTAAAGAGCATACGAGGAGAAAATCCTTCTGGTCTTCTGAGAGATGATATGCTTTTAAGCCAAGCCCAAAGAAACTGTGAAAGTTATAAGAAGCAAAAAAGGGGTTACGGAGGGATTATAGATACTAACAGCTTACATATACTTGAAGAAAAGAGAGACTTATTTtactttctctcttttattgTTCATAATACTAAACCTGTTGGCCACCAG GACCTTGTTGGTTTAGTGATCTCAATGCTACTTCTAGGAGATTTTAGCTTAGTGTTGCTTACGTTGCTTCAGTTGTATTCAATTTCTTTGGTGgatgtttttcttgttttgtttatCTTACCTCTCGGCattcttcttcctttccctGCTGGAATCAATGCTTTGTTCAGTCATGGACCAAGGCGTTCCATAGGTCTAGCTCGTGTTTATGCTTTGTGGAACATTACGTCCTTCATTAATGTG GGCATTGCTTTCCTTTGTGGATATGTTCACTATAACAGTCAATCATCTCCAAATAAAAGACCTTGGAACTTTCAGCCATGGAATATTAACAT GGATGAAAGTgaatggtggatttttccagcTGGTCTGATTTTGTGTAAAATGCTCCAATCGCAGCTTATTAATTGGCATGTTGCCAATTTGGAGATTCAAGATCGATCATTGTACAGTAGCGATTTCAACCTCTTCTGGCAGTCATGA